Within the Micromonospora citrea genome, the region TGGGTCATCACCGGGTAGTTCTTCAGCCAGCCGCGCATGTCGCCGGCCTCCCGGGTGATGCCGAGGAGCTCGTCGCGCAGCGCCTGGCCGGCGCCGTAGAGGTCGAGCAGCACGCGCACGTCGTCGGGATCCGGGCGGCTGCGGCCGTTCTCCAGCCGGGACAGCTTGGACGCGGAGGCCCAGCCGATCCGCTCGATGACCTGGTCCCCGGTGAGACCGCTGGCCTCGCGCAGCCGGCGCAGTTCGGTGCCCAACCTGCGGCGGCGCAGGATCGGGCTGGGTGAGGCAGGAGGCACGACGTCCTCTTTTCCCGTGGACCGCCGCGGACGCGACGGTAACTGTATGAAATTCGCCCCCCACGGTCAGTATGGACGGCGCAACCCCCGCCGGAGGTACCGGTGGGGGCGTGTCTCGCAGAAAAGAGCACCGTGGAAGGGGAGTGGCGGCCGGCACGGCGCCGTCCCCGACCGACCTCACGAACCGACCGCGAGGCGCGTACCACCCCGCCGGAGGGACCCATGCGCACCGTCCTGCGCCGCCCGGATTTCCGCCTGCTCTTCGGCGGTCTGCTCGCCAGCATGGCCGCCGAGTCGATCCTGCTGCTCGCCCTCGCCATCTGGGTGAAGGACCTGACCGGGTCGGACGGGCTGGCCGGCGCCACCATCTTCGCCGTCATCGCGCCGATGACGCTGGCCCCGCTGGTCGGGTGGCTCGTCGACCGCTACCCGCGCCGCCCGTTCTTCGTGACGGCCAACCTGGTCACGGCGGCGCTGCTCACCCCGCTGTTCGCCGTCCGGGACCGCACCGACGTGTGGATCATCTACGCGGTGGCGGCGCTGTACGGCCTGTCGTACATCACGCTCAGCGCCGTGCTCAGCGGCCTGATCCGGCAGATCGTGCCGCTCGACCTGCTGGCCGAGGCGAACGGCGTGCTGCAGACCGTACGCCAGGGGCTGCGGCTGATCGGCCCGCTGGCCGGCGCCGGCCTCTACGCCGCCGTGGGCGGATGGATGCTCGCCGCGATCGGGATGGTGGGCTTCCTGTCGGCGGCCGCCGTGGTCGGGGCGCTGCGCACGACGGACGCCCGGCCGCCCGGGCCGGGGCTGCGCTGGCCCGCCGAGGTGGGCGCCGGGCTGCGGCACCTGGCCGGGGAGCCGGCGCTGCGCCGGGCGCTGCTGGGCTACGGGCTGGGCTCGCTGGCGATGGGCTTCACCGAGTCGCTGATCTTCGCCTACGTCGACCGGGGGCTGGGCCGGGACGCCGCGTTCGTCGGCGTGCTGGTCACCGTGCAGGGCATCGGCGGGCTGATCGGCGGCCTGCTCTCCCCGGCGGTGGTGCGCCGGGCCGGCGAGGTGGGCACGCTCGCCGCCGGGGTGGCGTTCTTCGGGCCGGCGTCGCTGGCGCTGGCGTACCCCAGTCTCTGGCTCGGCTTCGTCGCGGTGCTGCTGGCCGGGGTGTCGCTGCCGCTGACCATGGTCGGGCTGCACACGCTCATCCAGCGGCGCACCCCGGCCGGCCTGCTCGGGCGGGTCGCCGCGGCGTCGGAGGCCGTGGTGAGCGGTCCGCAGGCGCTCTCCATCGGCGCCGGTGCGCTGCTGGTCGGGGTGCTGGACTACCGCGTGCTCTTCGGCCTGATCGGCGTGGCCACCCTGCTCGCCGGCGGCTACCTCTGGCACGGCCGCGCCCTCAGCCGGCCCCCGGCGGGCGCCGCCCCCGCCCGCCGGATCCCCGCCACCCGGCCGTCGGCCCCCGCCGCCCCCGTCCCGGCCCCGCGCCGCCCCGCCGACGACGGGGTCGTGGCCGCGACACGCCGGCGACACGGGCGGTGACCGCACGGCCGGCGGCGGGGCGTCCGCAACGGCCGGCGGCGGGGCGCCCGCAGACGCGACGAGCGGCCGCCCGGGTGGGTCGGCCGCTCGTCGACGGGTGCTGCGCCAGGTCAGGCGGCGAGGCTGGCGAGGTGCTGCTTGACCTGCGTGATCGACGGGTTGGTGAGGGCGCTGCCGTCGGCGAAGCGCAGCGTCGGGACGGTCTGGTTGCCGCCGTTGACGCTCATCACGAACTCGGCGGCCTTCGGGTCCTGCTCGATGTCGACCACCTCGTACCCGATGCCCTCGCGGTCGAGCTGCGACTTCAGCCGGTGGCAGTAGCCGCACCAGGGGGTGGAATACATCGTCAGCATGGTCAGATCCTCCAACGTTCCGCCCGGCGGCTTGCCGATCAAGCCCAGGCTATCCGCTGCAACGTCCGGCGGAGCTGAGACAATTCCTCGCTGTGGTGGTTCACTCAGCGTCCGAGCGCGTGCTCGCCGGTCTGGATCCGGAGCAGCGGTCGGCGGTGACCGCCCCCGCCGGGCCGGTGTGCATCCTGGCCGGCGCCGGCACCGGCAAGACCCGGGCCGTCACCTCCCGCATCGCCCACCGGGCGCTCTCCGGGGAGATCTCCCCCCGGCACGTGCTCGCGGTCACCTTCACCGCCCGCGCCGCCGCCGAGATGCGAAGCCGCCTGGCGGTCCTCGGGGTGCCGGGGGTGCAGGCGCGGACGTTCCACGCCGCCGCGCTGCGCCAGGTGCGCTACTTCGCGCCCCGGCTGCTCGAGGGGCGGGCCATGCCCGAGCTGCTGGACAGCAAGGTCCGGCTGGTCACCCTCGCCGCGGCGAAGGTCGGTCTGCGCGCCGACCGGGCCGCCGCGCGGGACCTGGCCGGCGAGATCGAGTGGGCCAAGTCGTCGCTGGTGGAGCCCGGGGAGTACGTGGTGGCGGCGGCCAAGGCCCTGCGGGACACCCCGCACGAGCCGGCGAAGGTCGCCGACGTCTTCGCCGCGTACGAGCGGCTCAAGCGGTCCAACGGCGTGATCGACTTCGAGGACATGCTGCGCGCCGCCGTCTGGGGGATCGAGGAGCACCGGGACGTCGCCGAGCAGGTCCGCGCCCAGTACCGGCACTTCGTGGTCGACGAGTACCAGGACGTCAACCCGCTCCAGCAGCGGCTGCTCCAGGCGTGGTTGGGCGGCCGGGACGACCTGACCGTGGTCGGCGACGCCAGCCAGACGATCTACTCGTTCACCGGGGCCACCTCGTCCTACCTGGTCGACTTCCCGCGCCGGCACCGTGGGGCGACGGTCGTCCGGCTGGTCCGCGACTACCGCTCCACGCCGCAGGTCGTCGGGCTGGCCAACGCGGTGATCTCCCAGGCGCGGGGCGCCGAGGCGCGGCTGCGGCTGGAACTGGTCGGCCAGCGCCCGCCCGGCCCCGAGCCGGAGCTGCGGATCTTCACCGACGAGCCGGCGGAGGCCAACGCCGTCGCCGCCCGCTGCCGCGCCCTGGTCGAGGCGGGCACGCCGGCGAAGGAGATCGCCGTGCTGTTCCGCACCAACGCGCAGTCCGAGGCGTACGAGAAGGCGCTGACCGAGGCGCAGGTGCCGTACGTGGTGCAGGGGGCGGAGCGGTTCTTCGAGCGCGCCGAGGTCCGGCAGGCGATGGTCGCGCTGCGGGCCGCCACCCGCTCGATCCCGGGGGAGACGCCGCTGCCCGCCGCCGTCGTCGAGGCGCTCGCCGCGGTCGGCTGGGCCCCCGACGCCGCCCCGGCCGGCGGCGCCGCGCGTGAGCGGTGGGAGGCGCTCGCCGCGCTGGTCCAGCTCGCCGAGGAGTACGCGGCCACCCCGGAGGTGCTGCCGATCGGGCCGGCCGCCGCCGTCGAGCGCCCGGTCACCCTGGCCGACTTCAACGACGAGCTGGCCCGCCGGGCCGCCGCGCAGCACGTGCCGACCGTCGACGGGGTGACGCTGGCCTCCCTGCACTCGGCCAAGGGGCTGGAGTGGGACGCGGTCTTCCTGGTCGGCCTCTCCGAGGGCACCCTGCCCACCACGTACGCCAGGACCGCCGAACAGGTCGAGGAGGAGCGCCGGCTGCTCTACGTCGGCATCACCCGGGCGCGGGAGTGGCTCTGGCTGTCGTACGCCTCGGCGCGCTCGCCGGGCGGGCGGGCCCGGCGGCCGTCGCGGTTCCTGCCGCAACTCGACCGCTCGGGCGGGGCGGAGCGGGCCGGCGCCGGCCCGGGGCGGCGGCCGGAGCGCCGGCGGACCCAGATCGTGTCCTGCCGGATCTGCGGCGCCACCCTGCTCGCCGGGCCGGACCGCAAGCTCGGCCGCTGTCCCACCTGCCCCTCCGACATCGACGACGAGCTGCACGAACGGCTGCGCGAGTGGCGCCAGCGGGTGGCCGGCGGGCAGCGGGTTCCGGCCTATGTGGTCTTCACCGACGCCACGCTTGTCGCGCTGGCGGAGCGGCGTCCCGCGCGCGCCGAGGAGCTGATCGCGATCGCCGGCATCGGGCCCCGCAAGCTCGGCCTGTACGGGGAGGCGGTGCTGGCGCTCGTGGCGGGCGCGGCGGTCGACGACGTCTGCCCGGAGAAAACTTTCGAAATCTCGCCGTAAATTCGTTTGCCCTCGCCCCCGGCCGAGGAATAGCCTCATGGCACACCTCGCGAGCGGCGTCATTCGGGCTGCTCACGAGGGGTCGAGACCGTGTCGGCAACGAGTGAACGTCAGAGGAGGTGGCCCCCATGGAGATCGTCTACAACTGCGAGCGTCCGGCGGCGCTGCCCGCTGCCGTCGCTCCGCTGTCGGCTGTCCGGGTGGCCCTTGCCGCTGCGCGACCGTCGGTTCCGCAGGTGCACCAGGTCGAGGCTCAGGCCGAGCTGATCCTCGCGACCGCGCCGAACGGGACCCGGGGGACCAGTGGCTTCACGGGCAAGGGTGTCGATGTCGCTGCCAAGCGCATGGACGTCCGCGGAGTTCCACCTCGAGGTAGACCGGTCTGATCATCAGACCACCGGCTCACCTCGAGGCCGCGGAACCCGCTACCGGGATCCGCGGCCTCAGTTTTTTGCCCGCCAAGTACGTCGGTAGTGCGATCCACGAGATCGAAACGAGAGAGAGGTGACCGGGCGATGAGTCTGGCGTTGGCCCCGCTCGACGTGAGCGTCGAGATGGAGGCGAACCTGCCCTGCCGGAAGTTCGACCCCGACCTGTGGTTCTCCGACTCGCCCGCCGAGCTCGAGCTGGCCAAGTCGCTCTGCGGGGACTGCCCGCTGCGCGTCGAGTGCCTGGCCGGGGCGGTGGAGCGGGCCGAGCCCTGGGGCGTCTGGGGCGGCGAGATCTTCGAGCGTGGCGCGGTCGTCCCGCGCAAGCGGCCCCGTGGCCGTCCGCGCAAGGAGGACCTCGCCCGCGACGCGGCGCTCCGGGTCGAGGCCGAGGCGCGGCTGGCGGCCAGTGGGCTGTCCGAGTCGCGCAACGCGGTCCGGCTGGCGGCCTGACATGCACCCGATCCGCACCATCCACGCCGGTGTCGCACCGGCGACGAGAGAGCTGACCACCATGCTGAACGTTCTTAACGGAGTCGCCGAAATGCAACTACTTCACGAAGCGTTGTCCCGGGCTCGAATGCGCCGGCCTCAGGCCGGTCGTACCACCACGAGCACTGAGGCAACCCGTTCCGCCCGTACCGTCGCGATGAACAGCCGTAACCGATCGGCGCGCGACCTGGGCGTTCTCTAGATCACCACTGATGCCCGAGGGGCGGCGGCCGGTTCGGCCGCCGCCCCCCGGCGTGTTCCGGGGCCGCCTGTCGGCGTGTTCGCGGGCGGCCCTCCGTACGGTCGGGGCGGCGGCGGTCTCAGGAGACCGGGGCGAAGCCGGGCAGCCAGCGCTCCAGGATGCCTCGGTAGGGCGCCTTCGCCTCCAGTTGGCAGAGCACGCCGATCGACCCGAGCGTCACCCGGTGGATGAGCAGGTACGACGGCGGCAGGTTGAGCTGCCGGCTCAGCTGGTACGCGGGGGAGCGTGGGCTGGCCAGCCGGGTCGCCTCGGCGCGCAGCCACGCCCGGGTGAAGCGGAACTCCTCGGCGGCGATCGGCTCCAGCATCGGCCGGAGGAAGTCGAGCACCGCCTGGGCGTCGATCTCCTCGGCGGCGCCGATGAACCCCTCCGCCCGCAGGCCCGCCACCACCTCGTCGGCGTCGCCCCGCAGCGCCAGCCCGGCGATGCGGCCGATCGGCTCGGGCGTGCCCTCCGGCATCCGGGCCACCGCGCCGAAGTCGATCACGCCGAGCCGGCCGTCCGCCAGCAACCGGAAGTTGCCCGGGTGCGGGTCGGCGTGCAGCAGCCCGGCCCGCTGCGGCGCGGACAGGTGCAGGATGGCCATCAGGCGGCCGGCCTCGTCGCGCTGCTTCTCCGTGCCCTCGCGGATGATGTCCGCCAGCGGGGTGCCCTCGACCCACTCGGTGACCAGGACCCGGGGCGACGCCGAGACCACCGCCGGGATGTAGATCTCCGGGTCGTCGGCGTACGCGGCGGCGAAGGCACGCTGCGACTCGGCCTCCAGCTCGTAGTCGAGCTCCTCGGTGATCCGTTCCCGCAGCTCGGTCAGGAGCGGCTTGACGTCCAGCCCGGGCTGGATCGCCCGGAACATCCCACCGAGCCGGGAGAGCTGCTTGAGGTCGGCGAGCAGGGCGTCGCCCGCGCCCGGATACTGGATCTTGACGGCGACGTCGCGGGTCCTCGGCGCGCCCGAGGCCTCGTAGCCCGGCTCCCGCCACACCGCGCGGTGCACCTGGCCGATGCTGGCCGCGGCGGCGGGAGTGTCGTCGAACTCCACGAACCGGTCCCGCCAGTCCGGGCCGAGCTGCTCGGCGAGCACCTTGTGCACGCTGGCCGCCGGCAGCGGTGGCGCGGCCTCCTGGAGCTTGGTCAGCGCCTGGCGGTATGGGGCGGCGATCTCCTCGGGCAGGGCGGCCTCGAAGACCGACAACGCCTGACCGAACTTCATCGCACCGCCCTTGAGCTGCCCCAGCACGCTGAAGAGCTGCTCGGCGGTGCGCTGCTGGATCTCTGCGGAGATCACGTCGGAGGCGAGCCCGGTGACGCGCTTACCCATGCCGAGGACGGTCCGACCGGCGAAGCCGAGCGGCAGAGCGGCGAGCTTGGCGGTCCGGGACACGGCCCGGCGCGGGATGTCGGTCACCCGGTCATTGTTACCGACTCCGGGGGTCCGCGGCTGCTCTGCCGCCGGGCTGGGTGCTGGCCCCCGCCGTCGCGCCGCCGGTCCACCGCCCCTCCCGCCGCCGGTTGCGGGGTCCGGTCGGCTCCCGCCGCCGGTTCCGGGGCTCGGTCGGCTCCCGCTGCCGGTTCCGGAGCGCGGTCGGCTCGCGCCGCCGGTTCCGGGGCCGGGTCGGCTCCCACTGCCGGTCCCCGGGCTCGGTCGGCGTCACCGGCGGCCCCGGGAGCATCCGCAGGCCGGGTGGGGAGGCCAGACCCGGCGGCGGAACCGGCCGGGGCCGGCGATCTCCACCGCACAGCCGAGGGTCTCCGGGCTGCCCCCGTCGAGCTGGGCGAGCCCCTCCGCCGCCGCGTACGCCCCCGCCGCGAGGAGCGTCGCGGTGGCGCACGCCTGCTCCGCGCCGCCGGCGGCGAGCTGGGCGGCCAGCGCCGGCCAGTCCGGGTCGAGGTCGGTCCGGTGCAGGTCCAGGCAGTTCAGGCAGGGGCCGGCCGGCGGTCGGACGAGCGGGCCGACCACGGGCACGCCCTCCCGCAGGCCGACCAGCAGGTGCGGCTGGCGGCGTCGGGCGTGACCGGCGGCGAGCAGGGCGGCCGGTCGGTCCGTGCCGAGCTGGATCACCAGGTCGACCCGGCCGCGCCGCAGCGGACCCGTGCCCGCGCCCGGGGCGGCGCGATCGAGGGCGTCGCGTACCGCCTCGGCGAGCGGACGCCCGATCGCGGCGGCGGGGATCCCGGTGCCGGCCAGGTCGGCCGGGCGGACCGGACCGGCCAGGTCGGGGTGCACGTGCCCGACGCCGGCCTGGGCCAGCGCCAGGGCGACCTGGGCGCCGAGGGGCCCGGCGCCGGCGACCACCACCCGGGCGGCCAGCCGGCGACGCAGCACCTGGGCGGGCGTGCCGGGCAGCCGGGCGGCGGCCAGCGCCAGCGCCCCGGCCTCCGCGGCGAGCCGGGCCCGGAACGGGCTGGCCAGGTCCCTCGGCAGCAGCGTGTGCGCGGGTACGACCAGGCCGGCGGCGCGCAGCGCGTCGAGCAGGATGCGGGCCTCGTCGGGTGCCACCTCGGCGGCGACGGCGTGCTCCAGCACCAGCCGCTCGCTGCGGGTGCCGTCGATCAGGTCGAGCAGCCGGGCCGCCCGGGGGTCGGCGACCTCCAGCAGCACGGCGCGACCAGGCTCGACGCCGAGCTGGAGGGTGTGCCGGTCCCGCCAGAGGCGGGTGATGCCGGGCAGCAGCGTGGGACGGGGCAGTGGGGCAGGGCGCATGACACGAATCGTGACCGTGTCCGTGCTGTCCGTCGATCGTTGTCCACAGGTGGCCGGTCCCCTGTCCAGCGCTGTCCACAGGAATTTCCGCGATATCCACAACCGGCCGGTAACCGTGTCGGTGAGCCGACAGTGGCGGCCGTGCCCGGCGGCGCGGGGAGCGGCCCGTCGGCCGGGGCGCGCCGGATCAGGTGCGGCAACGCCGGAGGGGGCGGCCGGCGGCCACCCCCTCCGAAGCATCCGTACGGGTCAGACCTTGGCCTTGCCCAGGATGCGGTTCACTGTTGTCCCGCACACCGGACACTTGCCCTTGGCCATGTTCATCCCGGTCTTCGAGACCTCGACGCGCCCCTCGAAGTCCCGCTTCTCCTTGCACTTGACGCAGTAACCGTTGTAGGTCTGGGCCTGGTCGGCCACGGTGCCCTCCTCGTCTCGTCCGCCGGCCGATGCCGTCCCGGCGGGTTTCCCGGCGGCGGGCCACACGGGCGCCGGCGCTGGGTCGTTCTCCGCGGCCACCCTCGTGACCGCTGGTCCGCGGACCCTACCCAGGTCTGGGCAGTTCCATGTCAGCTGTGCTTCGTCACTGTGAGCAAGTCGACGTCGAGAGTGTGCATGGCGAATTACGTCTGATAAGTCAGTTTGGCGGGGACACGCCGACCGAATCCGGTCGAATGCCCCGAGCGGGGCCCGGTGCCGGCCCCCGAGCTGTGCCTCGCGGGGTGATCACCTACGGTGGACGTGTCGCCGTCGTACGCCGGCCATCCGCCGCCACGAAGGGTGACGGCGGCGATTGTCGGCCACCCGATCAAAGTTTTTTCGGGACTCTGCCGACCAATCACCATTTTCCGGGCGCGTGTCGACGTGTTGACTCTTGCGGACCCCTGGTCAGTACGCATTAGCTTGCGTTCGTGGCAGGAATCCGAGGCTGCGCGGTCCGCTGATGGCAGGGGCGCGCAAGCCGGTCGTCGAAGTACGGCGCAGCCAGCGCCGGCGACGGACGGTGTCCGCGTACCGCGACGGTGAGCGGGTGGTCGTCCTCATTCCGGACCAGTTCTCCCGGGCCGAGGAGAGCGAGTGGGTCGACCGGATGCTCGCCCGGCTGGCCGCCCGGGAGGGGCGCCTCGCCCGGTCCGACGCCGAACTGCTCGCCCGGGCCACCCGGCTGATCAAGCTCTACCTCGCCGAGCACGGGACGCAGGCCGTGCCGACGAGCATCCGCTGGGTCACCAACCAGAACGGCCGGTGGGGATCCTGCACCCCGGCCGACGGCACGATCCGCATCTCGCACCGGGTGCAGGACATGCCCGACTGGGTGATCGACTACGTGCTCCTGCACGAACTCGCGCACCTCATCGTGCCCAGCCACAACGACCGGTTCTGGGCGCTCGTCGCGCGCTACCCGAAGACCGAGCGGGCGCGCGGCTACCTGGAGGGCGTCGCCGCGGCCGCCGGCGCCCCGCTGACGGACTGACCTCCCCTCGGCTGCGCGCTTCGGCGGTGGTGCGTGTGTGGCGGTGTCGCGTGTGTGGCGGCGTTCCCTCGGCTGTGCGCTTCGGCGGCGGTGCGCGTGCGGCGGTGTCGCGTGTGTGGCGGCGTTCCCTCGGCTGCGCGCTTCGGCGGCGGTGCGCGTGCGGCGGTGTCGCGTGTGTGGCGGCGTTCCCTCGGCTGCGCGCTTCGACGGTGGTGCGCGTGCGGCGGTGTCGCGGGGTGCCCGGATAGGGTCGTGGGGTGGCCAGACGTGTGGTGGTGGCGTTGCTCGGACCGGTGACCTGGTCGCCGCCCGGCATCGATCCGGTGGACTGGCGGGCCGCGCTCGCCGAGGACGTGGTCGACCTGCTCGCCACACTCAACGAGGTGGAGACGGCAGTCGCCGTCACGCCGGACGACCGGTGGCTGGCCGACGCGGTGGTCTGGCCGGACATGGCGATCCACGAGGTGCCCGAGCCGACCCCGAACGCTGTCTTCGCCGCCCTCGCCGA harbors:
- a CDS encoding MFS transporter, producing the protein MRTVLRRPDFRLLFGGLLASMAAESILLLALAIWVKDLTGSDGLAGATIFAVIAPMTLAPLVGWLVDRYPRRPFFVTANLVTAALLTPLFAVRDRTDVWIIYAVAALYGLSYITLSAVLSGLIRQIVPLDLLAEANGVLQTVRQGLRLIGPLAGAGLYAAVGGWMLAAIGMVGFLSAAAVVGALRTTDARPPGPGLRWPAEVGAGLRHLAGEPALRRALLGYGLGSLAMGFTESLIFAYVDRGLGRDAAFVGVLVTVQGIGGLIGGLLSPAVVRRAGEVGTLAAGVAFFGPASLALAYPSLWLGFVAVLLAGVSLPLTMVGLHTLIQRRTPAGLLGRVAAASEAVVSGPQALSIGAGALLVGVLDYRVLFGLIGVATLLAGGYLWHGRALSRPPAGAAPARRIPATRPSAPAAPVPAPRRPADDGVVAATRRRHGR
- a CDS encoding mycoredoxin is translated as MLTMYSTPWCGYCHRLKSQLDREGIGYEVVDIEQDPKAAEFVMSVNGGNQTVPTLRFADGSALTNPSITQVKQHLASLAA
- a CDS encoding ATP-dependent DNA helicase UvrD2 translates to MVVHSASERVLAGLDPEQRSAVTAPAGPVCILAGAGTGKTRAVTSRIAHRALSGEISPRHVLAVTFTARAAAEMRSRLAVLGVPGVQARTFHAAALRQVRYFAPRLLEGRAMPELLDSKVRLVTLAAAKVGLRADRAAARDLAGEIEWAKSSLVEPGEYVVAAAKALRDTPHEPAKVADVFAAYERLKRSNGVIDFEDMLRAAVWGIEEHRDVAEQVRAQYRHFVVDEYQDVNPLQQRLLQAWLGGRDDLTVVGDASQTIYSFTGATSSYLVDFPRRHRGATVVRLVRDYRSTPQVVGLANAVISQARGAEARLRLELVGQRPPGPEPELRIFTDEPAEANAVAARCRALVEAGTPAKEIAVLFRTNAQSEAYEKALTEAQVPYVVQGAERFFERAEVRQAMVALRAATRSIPGETPLPAAVVEALAAVGWAPDAAPAGGAARERWEALAALVQLAEEYAATPEVLPIGPAAAVERPVTLADFNDELARRAAAQHVPTVDGVTLASLHSAKGLEWDAVFLVGLSEGTLPTTYARTAEQVEEERRLLYVGITRAREWLWLSYASARSPGGRARRPSRFLPQLDRSGGAERAGAGPGRRPERRRTQIVSCRICGATLLAGPDRKLGRCPTCPSDIDDELHERLREWRQRVAGGQRVPAYVVFTDATLVALAERRPARAEELIAIAGIGPRKLGLYGEAVLALVAGAAVDDVCPEKTFEISP
- a CDS encoding WhiB family transcriptional regulator — protein: MSLALAPLDVSVEMEANLPCRKFDPDLWFSDSPAELELAKSLCGDCPLRVECLAGAVERAEPWGVWGGEIFERGAVVPRKRPRGRPRKEDLARDAALRVEAEARLAASGLSESRNAVRLAA
- a CDS encoding ABC1 kinase family protein, with product MTDIPRRAVSRTAKLAALPLGFAGRTVLGMGKRVTGLASDVISAEIQQRTAEQLFSVLGQLKGGAMKFGQALSVFEAALPEEIAAPYRQALTKLQEAAPPLPAASVHKVLAEQLGPDWRDRFVEFDDTPAAAASIGQVHRAVWREPGYEASGAPRTRDVAVKIQYPGAGDALLADLKQLSRLGGMFRAIQPGLDVKPLLTELRERITEELDYELEAESQRAFAAAYADDPEIYIPAVVSASPRVLVTEWVEGTPLADIIREGTEKQRDEAGRLMAILHLSAPQRAGLLHADPHPGNFRLLADGRLGVIDFGAVARMPEGTPEPIGRIAGLALRGDADEVVAGLRAEGFIGAAEEIDAQAVLDFLRPMLEPIAAEEFRFTRAWLRAEATRLASPRSPAYQLSRQLNLPPSYLLIHRVTLGSIGVLCQLEAKAPYRGILERWLPGFAPVS
- a CDS encoding PqqD family protein; translation: MRPAPLPRPTLLPGITRLWRDRHTLQLGVEPGRAVLLEVADPRAARLLDLIDGTRSERLVLEHAVAAEVAPDEARILLDALRAAGLVVPAHTLLPRDLASPFRARLAAEAGALALAAARLPGTPAQVLRRRLAARVVVAGAGPLGAQVALALAQAGVGHVHPDLAGPVRPADLAGTGIPAAAIGRPLAEAVRDALDRAAPGAGTGPLRRGRVDLVIQLGTDRPAALLAAGHARRRQPHLLVGLREGVPVVGPLVRPPAGPCLNCLDLHRTDLDPDWPALAAQLAAGGAEQACATATLLAAGAYAAAEGLAQLDGGSPETLGCAVEIAGPGRFRRRVWPPHPACGCSRGRR
- a CDS encoding DUF5679 domain-containing protein, whose product is MADQAQTYNGYCVKCKEKRDFEGRVEVSKTGMNMAKGKCPVCGTTVNRILGKAKV
- a CDS encoding M48 family metallopeptidase, yielding MAGARKPVVEVRRSQRRRRTVSAYRDGERVVVLIPDQFSRAEESEWVDRMLARLAAREGRLARSDAELLARATRLIKLYLAEHGTQAVPTSIRWVTNQNGRWGSCTPADGTIRISHRVQDMPDWVIDYVLLHELAHLIVPSHNDRFWALVARYPKTERARGYLEGVAAAAGAPLTD